From Serratia fonticola:
CCCCACTTCTCCCTTCATCTAACATTTTAAAATCGTTACTTTGGACCACAGATAAATGCACGAAGACATCTTTGCTGCCATCAGCAGGAGAGAGAAAACTAAAACCTTTCCCTGCATCAAACCATTTTACTAAACCAGTCACTTCATCAGGCATGGAGACTTCCTTTAATTTAGAGCCACTCAATGTATCGCGGGATGCTGCAGCAGAAATCCTTATCCTTTTTGTAGTTTCGATCCCTCTGGGCCGTATAGTTTTGGCCGCCGGAAAAATCTGGGACTCCGGCGTAGAACCCCGTCTAGCCAATCCGTGCAAAATGGTTCAGTATCTGGCGGAATTTTTTCGACATCGCAAATGACGATCTTCTGAATATATTTAGCTACGATTAACCGCTGGCTGATAATCGTAGCGATATCACCACGCGACTCTATGAACATATCTGTGCCAGTCGGCAAATGGCGAAGGTGTATGAAGATGAGTATTTTTCGATCAAATATTGTATGAAGGGCTCGGCACATCTGACGTTTAGAAAACCGGGGCTGGTTGAAAAGATGAATGACATCGTGACAAAACATTTTCCAGGGATGTTAGCATCACGATTATGATGGCGGAGAACGGATTAGCCTCCCAATCTCACCCTGCTACCTCTCCCACCCTTGACCATCAATGGAACCGGAAGAGCGCACAGTGAATGACGGGTCCCTCAAATACCGGCCCAATACCAGGTAAGCAAGGGCAAGGGCAGTCAACATTCGATGGCATACTAAACATCGGCACAAACAAAAAACCCCAAGCTCTTACGAGCTTGGGGTCTGTATTTGGCGGAAGGACAGAGATTCGAACTCTGGGAGCTGTTACACTCGACGGTTTTCAAGACCGTTGCCTTAAACCACTCGGCCATCCTTCCAATGGGCGCAGATATTAACGGTACCGTTATGAAATGTCTATCGTTTTGACGTAAAAAAATGCGTCAAAACGCTCGTTTGCTTAAATTTCAGGCCGATTGCAGTTAAAAAAACCAGAGCCCCGCATCAGCGAGGCTCTTTTCGGGCAATAAACAGGCAGTTATTTAGGTTGGGTATCGTACTCTGAACAACTCTGATAACCCTTGTTCATCACGTGGCCCGTGTCGTTGAAGCTGACAAAATAGGTCTGAGCTTTACCATCCCGTGGTGCCACGGCATAAGTATCACAGGTACCCTGCGCATGGATCAGGCTGGCTGAGGTTGATGGTGGCCCGGCAATTGCGCGTACTTGCTGTTTCGTCATCCCGACTTTTACATCGCTTACCACAGGCTCGTTAACATAGCTCGCGGCCCTGTCGTAAGTGGTACACCCAGTCAGTACGGTAAATAGCGCCGCAGTGCATCCGGCCAAAACCAGTTTCATTGTCATAGCTTATCTCCTTAGCATGCTTATTGTCATCTAAGTGTAGAAGCTAAAAGGCTTTTATGCCAATAATGCGTTACGCTGTTAATAGTTGGCCCAGATACCCGGCGTCACCAGTTCCAACAGATGACCATCCGGATCGCGGAAATAAATACTCTCCGCGCCCTGCTCCCAACGCATACGCCCTTCTATCTCAACACCGTGTTCGGCCAACTGCTGCTCCCACAGGGCTAGCTGAGCCTTGCTCACGGCCAAACCAAGATGTTGTGGGCCGCTGCCGTCATGAGGGGGAATATAACCTCCCGGATAGTGAGCACCGTTCAGCGAATCTCCGGCAACAAACAGCAGCAACACGCTTTGATCGGAGATGTTATAGGCTCGGAAACGATCGTTCGCGACCATCGCTGGCAGTTGTAACACCTGCTGATAAAAGGCTGCGGCACGTTCGATATCGTTAACATACAGCACCGTCTCAATCACACGCTCAATCTTAAGCTCCATACCAACCTCCTGATTTATCAATTTATAAACAGGGTAGGCAGGTACGGACTCAGCAGAATAGCAATCAGTGCCGCGTGAAGATCAATCTGTGCGGCTGGTGAACGGGCAAAAAAAACGCGGCCCGAAGGCCGCGTGGTCACATTCACGGTATTGCTTAGAACTGGTAAACCAGGCCTACAGCAACCACGTCGTCGGTATTGATACCGGCTTTGTCGGTAAATGTGTTGTCGTCCAGCAGGTTGATTTTGTAGTCAACGTAGGTGGACATGTTTTTGTTGAAGTAGTAGGTCGCGCCCACATCAACATATTTCAGCAGATCTTGGTCGCCGTAACCGCCGCCAATGTCCTTGCCTTTAGACTGCAGGTACGCCACGGAAGGACGCAGGCCGAAGTCGAACTGGTATTGTGCAACCACTTCAAAGTTCTGCGCCTTGTTCGCGTAACCGTACAGAGAGCTATTACTGTTGCCGAAACGGGTAGCATTGTAAGACTGGGTATACATTGCTGCCAGGTAGACGTTGTTGGCGTCGTATTTCAGACCGCCGCTATAGCCTTCGGCTTTGTCACCACGACCCAAAATGGAAGAGGTGCCGTTAGGGCCACCGTTCTGATCGTTGGTACGGTCAGAGCTGAAGAATGCACCGGCAGCACTGATGCCATAGCCCAGATCGTAGGATACGGACATACCGTAGCCGTCACCGTTCTGGTTCAGGACATCACGGCCATTGTTGCTTTCTTCACCGTTGCCGTTTTTACCCTGATACTGCAGGGCAAAGTTCAGGCCATCAACCAGACCGAAGAAGTTGTTGTTACGATAAGTCACAACACCGCTGGTACGTTGGAACAGGAAGTTGTCCGCGCCATAGGTATCGCCACCGAACTCAGGCAACACGTCGGTCCATGCGCCGATGTCATACATCACACCGTAGTTACGGCCGTAATCCAATGAGCCGTAATCGCCGAATTTCAGACCAGCGAAGCCCACACGGGTGAATGCGTCATTTTCGTCTTCAGTTTTGTTCAACTGAACCTGATATTCCCACTCACCATAACCGGTCAGTTGATCGTTGATCTGAGTTTCGCCACGCAGGCCAAAACGCATGTAAGACTGATCGCCGTCGGTTTTATCGTTGTCGGAAAAATAGTGAAGACCATCGATTTTACCGAACAAATCCAGTTTATTGCCGTCTTTGTTGTAGATTTCTGCTGCACCTGCTGTGCCTGCCATCAACAGAGCTGGGACGATCAGGGAGAGTACTCGAAGTTTCATCGTTATTATCCTCTTAATTATGTCGAGCTACGGCCACTGCTCTTCTGAGCATTATTAGCGCGACTGTGAATCACCATTCTGGTAACAAGGGCTATATTAATCCAGAAAGAAAATGATACCAAGTATCCGATAGTGTTTCATACCTATATTTAAAAGTTTCAAAATGTAAATACTGGCGAACTTTAACAAAACCTTACCGACAAACCAAATAAAGCACCGAAAGATAAAAAAATAAATTAAACCTTATAAAACAACATAATATACAAATCTTTATAAAAATAAAGATAACAGTACAAAAGTATCAAATAATAAGCACGTTGTGCCAAAAACCGCTGCAATGCCAGGCGCTATAATCACCCCGCTATCATCATTATTTTCATTATTACCTTCATTATCCGTATGATAATTTTTGTAGTTACGACCGGCCTCTGGCCGGTTTTTTTATACTCGAAAATCAGCGTAAAAATCGTCCCAATAAAGCATTTTATGCACAAATTTAATCACAAAGAGATATCATAAACATGATCAATCACCGCACTAATAGCTAAATCAACTCTAAAAAACCGCCAACAAATTAACCAATGAATAATTTGCCGCCGCTCATCGTTTAAATAGTCAGCAATCACATACGAAATAGCAATAAATCCCTCATCAATTCCCCCGACAATATATTTATTACCTTGAGAAACTATTTCATTCTCATCAGAGAGTGATCTAGCACAGCTCCTCCCCCCTGATGGGCTACACGGTTAACGCGAATCCTTTCGACCCCGATCACAGATTGTGATAAAAACAGGGGTTCATTTAAGCCACTATCCAGAGCCGATCCCGATACCGACATGACAGTCACTTGCAACGAACAAATTAAGCCCGGTGTGCCCGAGCAGAATGCTACCCGTCTGGCCTTTTTTATCGCTGGACTGGCGATGGCCACCTGGGCACCGCTGGTGCCTTTTGCCAAAACGCGTATCGGTATAGATGACGGCTCATTAGGCCTGCTGCTGCTGTGCATCGGCGTTGGTTCGATCATGGCAATGCCGTTGACAGGGCTATTGACCGGCAAATTTGGCTGTCGAC
This genomic window contains:
- the osmE gene encoding osmotically-inducible lipoprotein OsmE encodes the protein MTMKLVLAGCTAALFTVLTGCTTYDRAASYVNEPVVSDVKVGMTKQQVRAIAGPPSTSASLIHAQGTCDTYAVAPRDGKAQTYFVSFNDTGHVMNKGYQSCSEYDTQPK
- a CDS encoding VOC family protein, giving the protein MELKIERVIETVLYVNDIERAAAFYQQVLQLPAMVANDRFRAYNISDQSVLLLFVAGDSLNGAHYPGGYIPPHDGSGPQHLGLAVSKAQLALWEQQLAEHGVEIEGRMRWEQGAESIYFRDPDGHLLELVTPGIWANY
- the ompC gene encoding porin OmpC, whose product is MKLRVLSLIVPALLMAGTAGAAEIYNKDGNKLDLFGKIDGLHYFSDNDKTDGDQSYMRFGLRGETQINDQLTGYGEWEYQVQLNKTEDENDAFTRVGFAGLKFGDYGSLDYGRNYGVMYDIGAWTDVLPEFGGDTYGADNFLFQRTSGVVTYRNNNFFGLVDGLNFALQYQGKNGNGEESNNGRDVLNQNGDGYGMSVSYDLGYGISAAGAFFSSDRTNDQNGGPNGTSSILGRGDKAEGYSGGLKYDANNVYLAAMYTQSYNATRFGNSNSSLYGYANKAQNFEVVAQYQFDFGLRPSVAYLQSKGKDIGGGYGDQDLLKYVDVGATYYFNKNMSTYVDYKINLLDDNTFTDKAGINTDDVVAVGLVYQF